A genomic segment from Pediococcus acidilactici encodes:
- a CDS encoding DsbA family protein, translating into MLETYLFITPWGDECFKCEKETIRYFNRAEEKVDLKIFPVLNMQVVLNYMKHNQVKDGDYNDLFNRMYLTCLDYKAACYQGRAKGRQFLVAMQKSVIDEGKSYSTELGSQLAQQVGLDLTMFEDDRHSEMVQKEFKHDQQLAHEMGAESIPAAVIFNVKDEEYGILMDHYDYQTLASVCKLKLASDDDNVFIPKTL; encoded by the coding sequence ATGCTGGAAACTTACCTTTTCATCACTCCGTGGGGTGATGAATGCTTCAAATGCGAAAAGGAGACCATTCGCTATTTTAACCGCGCCGAAGAAAAAGTGGATTTAAAAATCTTCCCGGTCTTAAATATGCAAGTGGTTCTCAACTACATGAAGCATAACCAAGTCAAAGACGGAGATTATAACGACCTTTTTAACCGCATGTATTTAACCTGCCTTGATTACAAAGCTGCCTGTTACCAGGGTCGCGCAAAGGGGCGCCAATTTTTGGTTGCGATGCAAAAATCCGTAATCGACGAAGGCAAAAGCTATTCAACCGAATTAGGTAGTCAACTTGCTCAACAAGTTGGTTTAGACTTAACCATGTTTGAAGATGACCGGCATTCTGAAATGGTCCAAAAAGAATTTAAACACGACCAACAATTGGCCCATGAAATGGGAGCAGAAAGCATCCCTGCTGCGGTAATCTTCAACGTCAAGGATGAAGAGTATGGTATCTTAATGGATCATTACGATTACCAAACCCTTGCTTCAGTTTGTAAATTAAAATTAGCATCTGATGATGATAACGTGTTTATCCCTAAGACACTTTGA
- a CDS encoding competence protein CoiA family protein, which yields MKVALTEAGRLVNATTALTGQKYYCPQCHRPLRLCGGRYRGKYFAHLAQSKTKVGSEETNRHQIGKKRLRDYFVKLGLTVETEYYFPKIKRRGDVVVWARGEIYVIEYQCSPITVTEIRQRTYDYHQVGNHVYWIAGPRYVTGKGWLATVQKFGHFTTRYGWWFLAWDALREDSPGLFYRVQRRLFGDVAYLKQPLLALNSKEELLSQPQIQTVDSKELIRQARQLEHYVLGTQTDARYLKMQQLCYERGYSLLGCPWIVHVPEACTDFVHLSPPILNRVRLLIKLESTIEEDALKIEEVDQEFWEYLINNQWVIKKGKRWQLQTNTITWFPDTTAKIRALKKRRKGFEKRVGGGDFTKKAGT from the coding sequence ATGAAGGTTGCATTAACAGAAGCGGGCAGGCTAGTCAACGCCACCACGGCCCTTACTGGACAAAAATACTATTGTCCGCAGTGTCATCGACCATTACGTTTATGTGGTGGCCGTTACCGGGGAAAATATTTTGCCCACTTAGCCCAGTCCAAAACGAAGGTGGGAAGTGAAGAAACAAACCGCCATCAAATTGGTAAAAAGCGACTTAGGGATTATTTTGTAAAACTGGGTCTGACTGTGGAAACCGAATATTATTTCCCGAAAATTAAGCGGCGGGGCGACGTGGTCGTGTGGGCACGTGGCGAAATCTATGTAATTGAATACCAATGCAGTCCCATTACAGTTACCGAGATTCGGCAAAGAACCTATGATTATCACCAAGTTGGCAACCACGTTTACTGGATCGCGGGCCCGCGTTATGTCACCGGGAAAGGGTGGCTAGCGACGGTGCAGAAATTTGGTCATTTTACCACTCGGTATGGGTGGTGGTTTTTAGCGTGGGATGCGCTACGGGAAGATTCGCCAGGGCTATTTTACCGAGTTCAACGGCGTTTATTTGGCGACGTTGCTTATTTAAAACAGCCCTTGTTAGCACTCAATAGCAAGGAGGAACTACTTAGTCAACCACAGATACAGACCGTTGATTCAAAAGAATTAATTCGGCAAGCTCGGCAGCTTGAACATTATGTACTCGGGACCCAAACCGACGCCCGGTACCTTAAAATGCAGCAGCTTTGTTATGAACGCGGATACTCTTTGCTGGGATGCCCTTGGATAGTTCACGTACCCGAAGCGTGCACAGATTTTGTGCACCTAAGTCCGCCAATTTTAAACCGGGTTCGTTTGTTGATTAAGTTGGAAAGTACGATTGAAGAAGATGCGTTAAAAATAGAAGAAGTGGACCAAGAGTTTTGGGAGTATTTAATTAATAACCAATGGGTAATAAAAAAAGGAAAACGCTGGCAGCTACAGACGAACACAATTACGTGGTTTCCGGATACGACAGCTAAAATACGTGCTTTGAAGAAGAGAAGAAAAGGTTTTGAGAAAAGAGTTGGGGGAGGAGATTTTACAAAAAAGGCTGGAACTTAA
- a CDS encoding adaptor protein MecA: MEMERINEDTIRVKISSEDLSERGVTFLDLLDNHKEIENFFYSVLEEVDTDHQFANNDAVTFQVLPNRNGLELYISKNPANGMEEAMKSVAKNDSPSNEELDEVSDFLKKKLAETDGQDTNMSNTSRDADAADYNSYGDDSADTQTKVIKLNDFEGLPGIAAAISDVSGLDSVLYRYKDNYYLELIFFMSENTPELVKDNLALAYEYGDKTSITSEVLREHGKTIIDSAALELAQHYFKA, translated from the coding sequence ATGGAAATGGAACGAATTAATGAAGATACCATTCGAGTCAAGATCAGCTCAGAAGATTTGAGCGAAAGGGGAGTCACGTTCCTCGACTTACTTGATAACCACAAAGAAATAGAAAACTTTTTTTATTCTGTATTAGAAGAAGTAGATACTGATCATCAATTTGCTAATAATGATGCAGTAACTTTCCAAGTTTTACCAAATCGTAATGGCTTAGAATTGTATATTAGTAAAAATCCCGCTAATGGAATGGAAGAAGCAATGAAATCAGTAGCCAAGAATGATTCACCAAGTAACGAAGAATTGGATGAGGTTTCTGACTTTTTAAAGAAAAAACTTGCTGAAACTGATGGTCAAGATACTAACATGAGTAATACCAGTCGTGATGCGGATGCAGCAGATTATAATAGCTACGGCGATGATAGTGCGGACACGCAAACCAAGGTAATCAAACTTAACGATTTTGAAGGATTACCAGGGATTGCAGCCGCAATTAGCGACGTAAGCGGTCTGGATTCGGTACTTTATCGTTACAAGGATAATTATTATCTAGAGTTAATCTTCTTCATGAGCGAAAACACTCCGGAGTTGGTTAAAGATAATCTAGCGTTGGCGTACGAATACGGTGATAAAACGTCAATTACGAGTGAAGTACTCCGTGAACACGGAAAAACAATCATTGATAGTGCGGCTCTAGAATTGGCGCAACACTATTTTAAAGCATAG
- the spxA gene encoding transcriptional regulator SpxA, whose amino-acid sequence MVNLYTSPSCTSCRKAKAWLEEHGIEYKERNIFSEPLSAAEIKQVLQLTENGTEEIVSRRSKVFQELDVDLDDLSLKQLIDLIEKNPGLLRRPILVDDKRLQVGYNEDEIRRFLPRKVRQLELARAQKIANL is encoded by the coding sequence ATGGTTAATTTATATACTTCACCAAGTTGCACATCTTGCCGGAAAGCTAAGGCATGGCTCGAAGAACATGGTATTGAATATAAGGAAAGAAATATATTCTCAGAACCTTTGAGTGCTGCAGAAATCAAGCAAGTTCTTCAACTAACTGAAAACGGGACGGAAGAAATTGTTTCGCGTCGTTCAAAAGTTTTCCAAGAACTAGATGTTGATTTAGACGACCTTTCCTTAAAGCAATTAATTGATTTAATTGAAAAAAATCCGGGACTACTTCGGCGGCCAATTCTTGTTGACGACAAGCGTTTGCAAGTGGGGTACAACGAAGACGAAATTCGGCGCTTCTTACCACGTAAGGTAAGACAACTTGAATTAGCGCGGGCACAAAAGATTGCTAACCTATAA
- a CDS encoding MBL fold metallo-hydrolase, translating to MKITILGYYGGYPSKDTGTTGYLVQTRDTNLLLDAGSATLLELEKHLDPLDLDAVLLTHYHHDHTADLGVLQYRWQLNEKKRLTTLPIYGHTEDPLNFGALTWPNASKGVAYQVNDVIKIGGMQITFKKTEHPVAAFATRIEEVATGKVFTFTSDTRYFAELAEFAKDSDLLITDTNFLNEHQGAKWHLTTKETAELFDKAHAKHLIISHLSPQIDPKLMLEETQRFSMNPSEIELPATGKVIEL from the coding sequence ATGAAGATTACAATTTTAGGTTATTATGGTGGTTATCCAAGTAAAGACACTGGAACAACTGGGTATTTGGTCCAAACCCGAGACACAAATTTGTTGCTCGACGCTGGTTCAGCCACTCTTTTAGAATTGGAAAAGCATCTTGATCCACTAGATCTAGACGCCGTTTTGTTAACACATTATCACCACGACCATACGGCAGACTTAGGTGTTTTACAATACCGGTGGCAGTTAAACGAAAAGAAGAGGCTTACCACGTTGCCAATATACGGACACACAGAAGACCCGTTGAATTTTGGCGCATTAACCTGGCCCAATGCTTCCAAAGGGGTTGCTTACCAAGTAAATGACGTTATCAAAATTGGGGGAATGCAGATTACCTTTAAAAAGACGGAACATCCAGTAGCTGCATTTGCTACCAGAATTGAAGAAGTGGCAACGGGCAAAGTCTTCACCTTCACTTCGGACACGCGCTATTTTGCGGAATTAGCGGAATTTGCCAAAGACAGTGACCTGTTAATCACGGACACCAACTTTCTAAATGAGCATCAGGGAGCTAAGTGGCACTTAACTACAAAGGAAACCGCGGAATTGTTTGACAAAGCACATGCTAAACATTTGATTATTAGTCATTTATCGCCACAGATAGATCCTAAATTAATGTTAGAGGAAACCCAACGTTTTTCAATGAATCCGTCGGAAATCGAATTGCCAGCAACGGGAAAAGTTATCGAATTATAA
- a CDS encoding monooxygenase, which produces MSKIITTSFGSHAVLKLIQEKYSLRNLLILANQNDNDSYQMVDFSGEPTIFKTPQRYTVLDSFNVTKKGPVFTYHFFELSEDSLDAFDNQIGGWASTSSTALFNLKPLDQKPYNRVILEISQSGTVPEYLEKVVNKYRNQNYFKTTYQIVE; this is translated from the coding sequence ATGAGTAAAATTATTACTACTTCGTTCGGCAGCCATGCCGTTTTGAAATTGATCCAGGAAAAATATTCTTTGCGCAATTTATTAATATTGGCTAACCAAAATGATAATGACAGTTATCAAATGGTGGATTTTTCTGGAGAACCAACTATTTTCAAAACCCCCCAGCGCTATACCGTTTTAGATTCTTTTAACGTGACTAAAAAAGGGCCGGTGTTTACGTACCACTTTTTTGAACTAAGTGAAGATTCTTTGGACGCTTTTGACAACCAAATTGGTGGCTGGGCAAGTACGTCTTCGACCGCCCTTTTTAATTTGAAGCCGCTTGACCAAAAACCCTATAACCGGGTAATTTTAGAAATTTCGCAAAGTGGCACGGTTCCCGAATATTTAGAGAAGGTCGTTAATAAGTATCGTAACCAAAATTATTTTAAAACCACTTATCAAATTGTCGAGTAG
- a CDS encoding S1 RNA-binding domain-containing protein: protein MYKLGEVLEVTIVGIRDYGLFIQDDQGRKGLIHVSECDNQYIKNMYHTFSVGEKVRAIVMEDDGKRRFALSMRALKETKGELRQYPRPVNFYVNHKHFWTKSHYNTGFEPLAEHLEDWKAEKLK from the coding sequence ATGTATAAACTTGGAGAAGTTCTTGAAGTAACAATAGTTGGTATTCGGGATTACGGGCTTTTTATTCAAGATGATCAGGGCCGTAAGGGATTGATTCACGTATCGGAATGCGATAACCAGTATATTAAAAATATGTACCATACCTTTAGTGTTGGTGAGAAGGTTCGTGCAATAGTAATGGAAGACGACGGTAAGCGCCGTTTTGCTCTATCGATGCGAGCTTTGAAAGAAACGAAGGGAGAGCTAAGGCAGTATCCCCGACCAGTTAACTTTTACGTAAATCATAAGCATTTTTGGACAAAAAGCCATTACAACACCGGATTTGAGCCTCTAGCAGAGCATTTAGAGGACTGGAAAGCAGAAAAGTTGAAATAA
- a CDS encoding VTT domain-containing protein, whose product MQTLIDFVLHIDEHLVTIVNNFGNYSYLILFAIIFIETGAVILPFLPGDSLLFAATALSAKPEYGLNVWAFVILFSLAALLGDSLNFFLGKHVGMALRRHPFFGKFISDEKMDEAQQFFEKHGNISITLARFMPIIRTFAPFVAAGANMPYRSFIRYNIVGNFAWVGICCGAGYFFGNIPFVKDHFSLVVIGIIVVSLIPALISLIKSKTKKQVN is encoded by the coding sequence TTGCAAACTCTAATTGACTTTGTCTTACACATCGATGAGCACTTGGTAACTATTGTAAATAATTTTGGTAACTACTCGTACTTAATTTTATTTGCCATCATTTTTATTGAAACCGGCGCCGTCATCTTGCCATTTTTACCAGGAGATTCCCTGTTATTTGCGGCTACTGCCCTTTCAGCTAAGCCAGAATACGGTCTTAACGTTTGGGCGTTTGTAATTTTATTTAGTCTTGCGGCTTTACTGGGGGACTCCTTAAACTTCTTCCTAGGAAAACACGTGGGTATGGCTCTGCGCAGACATCCCTTCTTCGGCAAATTTATCAGTGACGAAAAAATGGATGAGGCTCAGCAATTTTTTGAAAAACACGGTAATATTTCCATTACCTTAGCACGGTTCATGCCCATCATCAGAACCTTTGCTCCATTTGTTGCTGCGGGCGCTAACATGCCTTATCGTTCATTTATCCGATACAACATCGTCGGAAACTTTGCTTGGGTGGGTATTTGTTGTGGTGCAGGTTACTTCTTCGGCAATATTCCATTTGTAAAAGACCATTTTTCGTTAGTAGTTATCGGAATTATTGTTGTTTCCCTCATTCCTGCGCTCATCTCGCTAATTAAATCTAAAACAAAAAAACAGGTTAACTAA
- a CDS encoding TIGR01906 family membrane protein, with translation MAALLTIWVGLSGAVFLTINSPWLLRWTLTPHVLHTAGLSAAQVMDNYYQLLAYLELPWVNRLSLPNFPFSRGGLIHMATVKNLFLANSVTLILALGGLLLIWRHISREKQEWRMLRFFQTSIVLTPLVIFFLGVDFDRYFIIFHQIIFSDNYWIFDPKTDPIINVLTDRFFTLSFMVVGILFELYMIIFYRVIKKQVLTQTSV, from the coding sequence ATGGCAGCACTCTTAACGATTTGGGTAGGTCTTAGTGGAGCGGTTTTTCTTACAATCAATTCCCCCTGGTTGCTGCGCTGGACGTTAACCCCGCACGTTTTGCATACGGCGGGGTTAAGTGCTGCACAAGTTATGGATAACTACTACCAACTACTAGCGTATTTAGAGCTACCTTGGGTAAACCGTCTTAGTTTACCTAATTTCCCATTTTCGCGGGGTGGCTTAATCCACATGGCAACGGTAAAAAATCTGTTTTTAGCAAACTCAGTTACGTTAATCTTAGCGCTTGGGGGACTGCTATTGATTTGGCGGCACATTTCTAGGGAAAAGCAGGAATGGCGGATGTTACGATTCTTTCAGACCAGTATTGTATTGACGCCATTAGTGATTTTTTTCTTGGGGGTGGACTTTGACCGCTACTTTATCATTTTTCACCAGATTATTTTTAGTGATAATTATTGGATTTTTGATCCGAAAACCGACCCAATTATTAACGTATTAACAGATCGATTTTTTACACTTAGTTTTATGGTAGTGGGGATTCTTTTTGAACTATACATGATAATTTTTTATCGAGTAATAAAAAAACAGGTCCTAACGCAGACCTCCGTTTAA
- a CDS encoding TIGR01457 family HAD-type hydrolase, giving the protein MIENYGGYMIDLDGTMYRGKEKIPAAKRFVERLQAKQIPFLFVTNNTTKTPEAVAKNLMENHDIKVKPENVYTAALATADYLDGVADKDHRKVYIIGEIGLKRAILAKGFEMEEEHPDYVVAGLDYDVTYHKFEVATLAIKKGAKFIGTNADTNLPNERGLVPGAGSVIALLERSTQQKAFYIGKPETIIMEKALKVMGLPKDQVVMVGDNYMTDISAGINFGVDTLLVYTGVSTRELVAKQAVKPTHEINNFDEWQ; this is encoded by the coding sequence ATGATTGAAAACTATGGCGGATATATGATTGATTTAGACGGAACGATGTACCGGGGGAAGGAAAAAATTCCGGCAGCTAAACGGTTTGTAGAACGTTTGCAAGCAAAGCAAATTCCATTTTTATTCGTTACTAATAATACGACTAAAACGCCAGAAGCCGTGGCTAAAAATTTGATGGAAAATCACGACATTAAGGTTAAACCAGAAAATGTCTATACGGCAGCACTAGCTACGGCGGATTATTTAGATGGGGTTGCTGATAAAGATCATCGAAAAGTCTACATCATCGGAGAAATTGGTCTAAAACGGGCCATCTTAGCCAAGGGTTTTGAAATGGAAGAGGAACACCCGGATTACGTAGTTGCCGGGTTGGATTATGACGTTACCTACCATAAGTTTGAAGTAGCCACCTTAGCAATCAAAAAGGGTGCTAAGTTTATCGGAACCAACGCTGATACTAATCTGCCTAACGAACGGGGATTAGTTCCGGGTGCGGGTTCGGTAATTGCCTTGTTGGAACGTTCTACCCAACAAAAAGCCTTTTACATTGGAAAACCAGAAACCATCATTATGGAGAAAGCTTTGAAGGTAATGGGATTACCAAAGGATCAAGTAGTGATGGTAGGAGATAACTACATGACGGACATTTCAGCCGGAATCAACTTCGGTGTGGATACTTTATTAGTATACACGGGGGTTTCGACCCGCGAATTGGTTGCAAAACAGGCGGTTAAACCGACACATGAAATTAATAATTTTGATGAATGGCAATAA
- a CDS encoding YutD family protein: protein MNKKTNEELAEMRRPVVNRVVQVNEDEILINDHEYRLEKNYRDAFNEEMMAERFVGLLSRYDFIVGDIGSGQLRLKGFFADEEKVPNELKISRFEDYLFEICSFGCPYFILRNMQVNERSKRRWIKEWHRTENKHKAKRPAAKKAKSRKPVAKRRNEVVGTSKKKRQKTFKIREKKK from the coding sequence ATGAATAAAAAAACGAATGAAGAATTAGCCGAAATGCGGCGGCCGGTAGTTAATCGAGTTGTTCAGGTTAACGAGGACGAAATTTTAATTAATGATCACGAATACCGGTTGGAAAAAAATTACCGGGATGCCTTCAATGAAGAGATGATGGCAGAACGCTTTGTTGGCTTATTAAGTCGTTATGATTTTATCGTTGGGGACATCGGTTCAGGGCAACTACGGCTCAAGGGCTTTTTTGCCGACGAAGAAAAGGTGCCAAACGAATTAAAGATCAGTCGTTTTGAGGATTATCTTTTTGAAATTTGCAGTTTTGGTTGCCCGTATTTTATATTGCGTAATATGCAGGTCAACGAACGATCCAAGCGGCGTTGGATTAAAGAATGGCATCGGACGGAAAATAAGCATAAAGCTAAACGACCAGCCGCTAAGAAGGCAAAATCACGTAAGCCAGTAGCTAAACGGCGTAACGAAGTGGTTGGCACTAGCAAAAAGAAGCGACAAAAAACATTTAAAATAAGGGAGAAAAAGAAGTAA
- a CDS encoding metallophosphoesterase, whose translation MNFFTADTHFFHKELLKDHDFAPRDFTNINAMHEAIIKNWNERVTDRDVVYHLGDIALNFVRPEKKAHEQVYELLKQLNGRLVLIKGNHDSRSFFKYLAKHNYLVNGKPKFEFHSVGTIIKMNHRQLIMSHYPIMLGIVQQVVNLHGHIHHYSVNVKENINVGVDTPEKDYLNYQIPFGAPFSEGDLEQMIEGKRADFKKRR comes from the coding sequence TTGAATTTTTTTACGGCGGACACCCATTTTTTTCATAAAGAACTGTTAAAGGATCATGATTTTGCGCCACGAGATTTTACCAACATCAACGCGATGCACGAAGCCATCATTAAGAATTGGAACGAACGGGTTACCGATCGGGACGTAGTTTATCATTTGGGCGACATTGCGTTAAATTTTGTACGACCGGAAAAGAAGGCTCACGAGCAAGTTTATGAACTTTTAAAGCAGCTTAACGGACGACTCGTCTTAATTAAGGGAAATCATGATTCTCGGAGCTTTTTTAAATATTTAGCTAAACACAATTATTTAGTAAATGGTAAGCCGAAATTTGAATTCCATTCGGTAGGAACAATTATTAAAATGAACCACCGGCAGTTAATTATGAGTCATTATCCAATTATGCTAGGAATTGTCCAACAGGTGGTTAACTTACATGGGCACATTCATCACTACAGCGTTAACGTCAAAGAGAACATTAACGTAGGCGTAGACACACCTGAAAAAGACTATTTAAATTATCAGATTCCGTTTGGAGCACCCTTTTCCGAAGGGGATCTTGAGCAAATGATTGAAGGCAAACGAGCGGATTTTAAAAAACGACGCTAA
- a CDS encoding class I SAM-dependent methyltransferase — protein MDTEKIEKIYRVFKESTELLQKNLDVDFLDAFIETGDNLITGEIQVEDGKPDQETVQKLKQVYANFNWQEYEPEELRKAIQLVMIQANRVERIQANHQFTPEAIGMLFNYIIENLPLSQKQVSIFDPAVGTGNLLSTILNYFQDHQIKFNGVGIDNDDTMLAIASMSFIFEHLKVDLYHQDSIDNLLVKNADIVVSDLPVGYYPIDERTVGFATRSSEGHSFVHHLLIEQSMKAVRPGGFGIYLVPSNLFQTEEAKKLLAFFHDKIYLQAILNLPSKMFKDAKAQKSILLLQKVGQDAQQAEQVLLGEFPDFKEQKEMVAFLKDFKQWAEKSLK, from the coding sequence ATGGATACAGAAAAGATTGAGAAGATATACCGTGTTTTTAAAGAATCAACCGAATTATTGCAAAAAAATCTAGACGTGGATTTTTTAGATGCGTTTATTGAAACGGGGGACAACTTGATTACGGGAGAAATTCAAGTTGAAGATGGCAAGCCCGACCAAGAAACGGTTCAAAAGTTAAAGCAAGTTTATGCAAATTTCAATTGGCAAGAATATGAGCCAGAAGAACTTCGCAAGGCAATTCAGCTGGTAATGATCCAAGCCAACCGCGTTGAACGCATCCAGGCTAATCACCAATTTACTCCGGAAGCAATTGGAATGCTCTTTAACTACATTATTGAAAACTTACCGTTGTCTCAAAAGCAAGTGTCAATTTTTGATCCGGCGGTGGGAACTGGTAATTTGTTATCCACCATTTTAAATTATTTCCAAGATCACCAAATCAAGTTTAACGGTGTCGGAATTGATAATGACGACACCATGTTGGCGATTGCAAGCATGTCATTTATTTTTGAACACTTAAAGGTGGATCTTTATCACCAAGACAGCATTGATAACTTGTTAGTTAAGAATGCTGATATAGTGGTCTCGGATTTACCAGTAGGCTATTACCCAATTGATGAGCGGACGGTCGGGTTTGCGACCCGTAGTTCAGAAGGTCATTCTTTTGTGCACCACCTCTTAATTGAACAGTCAATGAAGGCGGTTCGACCTGGAGGATTTGGGATTTACCTAGTACCAAGTAACCTTTTCCAGACCGAAGAGGCTAAGAAATTGCTCGCGTTTTTCCATGACAAGATTTACCTTCAAGCAATTTTAAACCTACCAAGCAAGATGTTTAAAGATGCGAAAGCCCAAAAATCAATTTTACTTCTCCAAAAAGTTGGCCAAGATGCGCAACAAGCTGAACAAGTTTTACTAGGGGAATTTCCGGATTTTAAGGAGCAAAAAGAGATGGTGGCGTTTCTTAAAGACTTCAAACAGTGGGCTGAAAAAAGTCTCAAATAG
- a CDS encoding conjugative coupling factor TraD, SXT/TOL subfamily, traD: MHTRLFRQPKKQASAMITALFVLTFMAGINLFLNDQARQTILRLKNEQATTQVKILANQFLLHYREKEIKKWTDQQLGTVELNEDQNLTIKLKKGNTVKVRFNESGY; this comes from the coding sequence GTGCATACGCGTTTATTCCGCCAGCCGAAAAAGCAAGCTAGTGCCATGATTACCGCTTTGTTTGTGCTTACGTTTATGGCAGGAATCAATCTATTCTTAAATGACCAGGCGCGTCAAACAATTTTGCGATTAAAAAACGAACAAGCAACCACGCAAGTTAAAATTTTAGCCAACCAATTTTTATTGCATTACCGGGAAAAAGAAATTAAAAAGTGGACTGATCAACAACTGGGTACGGTAGAATTAAATGAGGATCAAAACTTGACGATAAAACTCAAGAAAGGTAATACTGTAAAGGTTAGATTTAACGAAAGTGGATATTAG
- a CDS encoding ComGF family competence protein, which translates to MNLGKNYKRGFTLAEAILALLIMALIVNLTVMAVKTTRQKAEVDFEDKITEVVQDLEAKRHDFSLKEVRPNRLILYSETQKKRYELECYSRKNMLRYTPGHMPLITGVRSVSFKQVGNLIQIKIRVNGGSHSAYAFIPPAEKAS; encoded by the coding sequence ATGAACTTAGGCAAAAATTATAAACGGGGATTTACGCTGGCGGAAGCAATTTTAGCATTACTAATTATGGCGTTAATCGTAAATTTAACGGTAATGGCGGTCAAAACGACTAGGCAAAAGGCGGAAGTTGATTTTGAAGATAAGATTACCGAAGTGGTTCAAGACTTGGAAGCAAAACGACACGACTTTAGTTTAAAAGAAGTCCGTCCAAATCGATTAATCCTGTATTCGGAAACGCAAAAGAAGCGTTACGAATTGGAATGCTATTCCCGGAAAAATATGTTGCGTTACACTCCGGGACATATGCCGCTAATTACTGGGGTTCGATCGGTTTCTTTTAAACAGGTCGGAAACTTAATACAAATCAAAATAAGGGTTAATGGAGGCAGTCACAGTGCATACGCGTTTATTCCGCCAGCCGAAAAAGCAAGCTAG
- a CDS encoding type II secretion system GspH family protein, producing MTAADMLAAVDVRKAGFTLLESVVVLLITCATVGIGLVSFRGAHSEQQEKIFFKRFDTGWQEMERLAMYEGCQGSVIFLKDDHSVLFHWQHGRERHSKYLDLPPNLEPYTDRTIRIGRDGIVTPTTVVLQEHGQNKYRLAAQLGWGVYEITRV from the coding sequence TTGACAGCAGCGGACATGTTAGCCGCAGTTGACGTTCGTAAAGCGGGCTTTACCCTCTTGGAAAGCGTTGTAGTACTCCTGATTACCTGTGCCACGGTCGGAATTGGCCTGGTCAGTTTTCGGGGAGCCCATAGTGAGCAGCAGGAAAAAATATTTTTCAAACGTTTTGATACGGGGTGGCAGGAAATGGAACGGTTAGCAATGTATGAGGGATGCCAGGGCTCGGTTATTTTTTTAAAAGACGATCACAGCGTCTTGTTTCATTGGCAGCATGGTCGGGAGCGACACTCTAAATACCTAGATTTACCCCCTAATTTAGAGCCGTATACTGACCGAACCATCCGAATCGGAAGGGATGGAATTGTTACCCCTACTACGGTGGTTTTACAGGAGCACGGACAAAATAAGTACCGCTTAGCAGCGCAGTTAGGATGGGGTGTTTATGAAATTACCCGTGTTTAG
- the comGC gene encoding competence type IV pilus major pilin ComGC: MKNKIKKAFTLIEMTVVLFIISLLILIILPNVTSQKHNARHIQGDALTEVVQTQVDLYENEYNHLPESLDDLKEKGYLSDKQMDQVNRDGIKVDSSGHVSRS, encoded by the coding sequence ATGAAGAATAAAATTAAGAAAGCGTTTACATTAATTGAAATGACGGTGGTGCTATTTATCATTTCGTTATTGATTCTAATTATTTTGCCAAACGTAACTAGTCAAAAACATAACGCCCGCCATATTCAAGGGGACGCACTTACCGAAGTGGTCCAAACTCAGGTTGACTTATACGAAAATGAATATAACCATTTGCCGGAAAGCTTAGACGATTTAAAGGAGAAGGGCTACTTATCGGATAAACAAATGGATCAGGTTAACCGAGACGGCATTAAAGTTGACAGCAGCGGACATGTTAGCCGCAGTTGA